A window from Cryobacterium sp. SO1 encodes these proteins:
- a CDS encoding mycoredoxin: MDFVPETGTITMFTTTWCGYCSRLKSQLDKVGIGYTEVNVEEVEGTSELVMSLNGGNRTVPTVLFPDGSAATNPSLAQVQAKLAPAA; the protein is encoded by the coding sequence ATGGATTTTGTGCCTGAAACCGGAACTATCACGATGTTCACCACGACCTGGTGCGGCTACTGCTCGCGCCTGAAGAGCCAGCTCGACAAGGTCGGCATCGGTTACACCGAGGTGAACGTCGAAGAGGTCGAGGGTACCTCTGAGCTCGTCATGAGCCTGAACGGCGGCAACCGCACCGTGCCCACGGTGCTGTTCCCGGATGGTTCGGCCGCGACGAACCCGTCGCTCGCGCAGGTGCAGGCCAAGCTCGCCCCCGCAGCCTGA
- a CDS encoding 8-oxo-dGTP diphosphatase, with protein MTDLPQVCVCYLTRLSETGEPQVLLGRKKKGLGLGNIVGLGGKLEPGESALDAAVREVEEESGLTVTADALTPMGVLTYLFPHKPGWSQRSNVFVTARFSGIPRESDELNPQWFTIAELPVDDMWDDARHWLPGVLAGRSVEATFTFGADLATVVARG; from the coding sequence ATGACCGACCTGCCCCAGGTGTGCGTGTGCTACCTCACCCGCCTGTCCGAGACCGGCGAACCCCAGGTTCTGCTCGGCCGCAAGAAGAAGGGCCTGGGCCTGGGCAACATTGTCGGGCTCGGCGGCAAGCTGGAGCCGGGGGAGTCCGCCCTTGATGCCGCCGTGCGCGAAGTCGAGGAGGAGTCCGGCCTCACCGTCACCGCCGATGCGCTCACCCCGATGGGCGTGCTCACCTACCTGTTCCCGCACAAACCGGGCTGGAGTCAACGGTCGAACGTCTTCGTCACCGCCCGGTTCAGCGGCATCCCGCGCGAGTCGGATGAGTTGAACCCGCAGTGGTTCACGATCGCCGAGTTGCCCGTCGACGATATGTGGGATGACGCCAGGCACTGGTTGCCCGGCGTGCTGGCCGGCCGGAGTGTCGAGGCCACCTTCACGTTCGGCGCCGACCTCGCCACCGTCGTGGCCCGCGGCTGA